CTGCAAACAGAGATTTTTCCGCGCCTCAAGTTAGGCTTGCTGCACGGGCGTATGAAGGCAGACGAAAAAGACAAAGTAATGGCGACCTTTCGGGATGGGCAAACCCACATCCTGGTCTCAACCTCGGTGGTAGAAGTGGGCATTGACGTGCCCAATGCCACCGTTATCCTCATCGAAGGAGCCAACCGTTTTGGCCTGGCCCAATTGCACCAATTCCGGGGCAGGGTGGGCCGCGGCCAACACAAAAGCTATTGCCTGCTATTGGCCGATAAGGTGACGCCCGAAGTAGAGCAGCGCCTACAGGCCGTTGAAAAAACTGCCAACGGGTTTGAACTGGCTGAAAAGGATTTGCAGATGCGCGGTCCCGGTGAATTTTTTGGCACGCGGCAAAGCGGTCTGCCGGACCTAAAATTGGTCAAACTCAGCGACGCCAAATTATTGGAGTTGGCCCGCACCGAAGCGCAACTGATCTTCCAGGAGGACCCCCAATTGGAACAGCCTCAACACCAATTGTTAGCCCAACAACTAAAAAATTTTTGGAAACCGGAGAGCGATTTAAGTTGATTACCAAAGCCATTTATCCTGCCACCTTTGATCCAATTACCAACGGCCATATTGACATTGCCGAACGAGCGGCCAGAATGTTTGACGAATTAATTGTGGGTGTTTTTGACCGCCCTTTAAAAAGTTTACTTTTCCCCATTGAAGACCGGCTGCGGTTGACCCGCGAGGCGTTGGCCCATCTCAAAAACGTGCGGGTGCAAGGCTATAGCGGCTTAACCGTAAACTTTGCCAAAGAACAAGGGGCCGGTTACATTGTGCGCGGCTTGCGGGCGCTTTCTGATTTTGAGTGGGAGCTACAGTTATCGCTGGCCAATCATAGCCTTGACCCCAGTATTGAAACAATCTGCCTGATGGCCAGCCAGGAGCACTCTTTTCTAAGTTCAAGTGTTTTAAAAGAAATAGCCCTGAATGGCGGCAGCATTAATCACCTGGCTCCGCCGGGGGTAGTTGAAGCGTTGGGTAAACAGGAAATGCTCGACGAAGATGGCAATAGCCGGGTTAACATTGTTTCTGTAAGAGATTAGTGAACGTTCCTTCAAACAAAAATTAACAAAAAGGCGGTGCGGGCCATGGACATTCTTCACCTGATAGACCGATTGGAAATATTGGTTACAGAAAAAAGCTTTCGGATTCCGTTTACCTCTAACGTGGTTTTGCAGGAAGACGAGTTTTTAGACATCATTGACCAAATGCGGGTCTCTATTCCCGAAGAAGTGAAATTGGCCAAACGCACCGAAGCCGAACGAGAACGTTTGCTGCTGCAAGCGCAAGAAGAGGCCGACCGGTTGATAGCGGTGGCCCGCGAAAAAGCCAAGGCCATGACCGAAGACCATGAACTCATTGTTTTTGCCCGCCAACGGGCCAAAGAAATTGAAGCCGAGGCCAGAGTCCAGGCCCAGGAAATCATTGCCGACGCTGATGAATACATTGTTGACCAGTTGAGCGAACTGGAAGAGCAATTGATGAAAACCCTGACCACGGTGCGCAATGGATTGCGGCAGGTCAGAGAAACCCAGGAGAAAAAGAAAAACGCCGTGGCAAAAGCGTTACCCCTGGAAGAAGAGGAGAGCAGCGAGGTTGTAGAAGAAACTTAATTTTAGCCGCCATTTGCTTTGCGAGCCTATTGCTGCTATCTTTTATTTGGGTCTGTCCGACATTTTAGGAGGACCGGGGGGTGTGAATCTGTGCTATGCACAGACGGTGTCCCCCCAATTCCCCTCCGTGCTTTCCAAAAAATTTTGGACGCACCCCTTTTATTTGACAATCTTATGTTCTCTCTTATAATCAACCGCTTGTGTGTAAAAATAGGCCATGTTAGCCCTATCTGAATTGCAGTTTAACGTTGCGCAATTATTAAAAGAGGCCACCGGCGCCACCCGTAGTTATGCGATTGAAACCGAGGTCAACGCCGAACTCGACGATGTAGAGGTGGTTTCTCCCTTGGTGGGTCAGGTTGATTTCCTGCGCACCGGCCCCCATATTTTGGTCACCGGCCAGTTGCAGACCACCATCCAAAAAAGCTGCGGTCGCTGTTTGACCGATTTCACCAGGCCGGTAATCCTTAACCTGGAAGAAGAGTTTTATCCGGTTATCAATATATTCACCGGCGCGCCGGTGCCAAAACCCGCCCAGGCTGAAGCCGCCAATCTTATTGACGAGCAAAACATTTTGGACCTGTCTGAGGTGGTGTGGCAGGAATTAGTGGTTATGAGCGAGGGGATTCGTTATTGCCGGCCGGATTGTAAAGGGCTTTGCCCGCATTGCGGCCAGGACCGTAATATTGCGCCGTGCGATTGCGCCGAAGACCAGATAGACCCGCGTTGGGCGGGCTTGCAGGCCTTAAAAATAGATTGAATAGTTTAAGTTAGAAAGGATCAAATCAATGGGCGCCTTACCCAAACGAAAAGTCTCCAGAGTGCGCCGAGACCGCCGGCGGGCGCATTATTTGCGTTTAAAAACGCCGCACATGGTTCCTTGCCCTCAATGTGGCACCCTGCGCCTGGCTCACCACGTTTGCCCCAATTGCGGCACCTACAATGGTGAGCAAGTGATTGAGATAGAAGAAACCGGCCAGTAACAACCCTTATTCCGCGGCCGCATCCGTACGGCCTTTATTTGGTTAAACCATGATCACAATTCCCACCGCTTTTATATTTCCCGGTCAAGGTTCTCAGGAAATGAGCATGGGTCAGGCCCTGGCCAAACGTTACCCCGCCGCTCGCCAACTTTTTGCCCAGGCCGACGATATTCTGGACTTTCCGTTCAGCCAGCTCTGTTTTGAAGGTCCGGCAGAGGAGTTGAACGACACCGTCAACACCCAGCCCGCTATTTTTGTGGTCAGTATGGCTGCGCTGGCCGCGCTCAGGTCGGTGGGGTACAATGTGCCCCCCCAGTACATGGCCGGCCACAGCCTGGGCGAGTATTCGGCGTAT
This portion of the Anaerolineae bacterium genome encodes:
- the coaD gene encoding pantetheine-phosphate adenylyltransferase, with translation MITKAIYPATFDPITNGHIDIAERAARMFDELIVGVFDRPLKSLLFPIEDRLRLTREALAHLKNVRVQGYSGLTVNFAKEQGAGYIVRGLRALSDFEWELQLSLANHSLDPSIETICLMASQEHSFLSSSVLKEIALNGGSINHLAPPGVVEALGKQEMLDEDGNSRVNIVSVRD
- a CDS encoding DUF177 domain-containing protein, which gives rise to MLALSELQFNVAQLLKEATGATRSYAIETEVNAELDDVEVVSPLVGQVDFLRTGPHILVTGQLQTTIQKSCGRCLTDFTRPVILNLEEEFYPVINIFTGAPVPKPAQAEAANLIDEQNILDLSEVVWQELVVMSEGIRYCRPDCKGLCPHCGQDRNIAPCDCAEDQIDPRWAGLQALKID
- the rpmF gene encoding 50S ribosomal protein L32 yields the protein MGALPKRKVSRVRRDRRRAHYLRLKTPHMVPCPQCGTLRLAHHVCPNCGTYNGEQVIEIEETGQ
- a CDS encoding ATPase, which produces MDILHLIDRLEILVTEKSFRIPFTSNVVLQEDEFLDIIDQMRVSIPEEVKLAKRTEAERERLLLQAQEEADRLIAVAREKAKAMTEDHELIVFARQRAKEIEAEARVQAQEIIADADEYIVDQLSELEEQLMKTLTTVRNGLRQVRETQEKKKNAVAKALPLEEEESSEVVEET